The window TCTATTTGGTGCAAAATGAGTCGATCAAACAACACATATCTGATACAAAAAGGCTTGCTACCTCATACGTCCGGCTAATGTTACCGTTAGCCAAACTAATACTAACAACCTGAAGAACAaaggttttaattttttttcaataaaaatgagttagatttttattttcacatttaatattTCTAATTTTCCCTTGTTTTCGTAGTGGGTAATATTCCTTATGAAGCCACAGAAGAACAGCTGAAAGACATATTTTCTGAAGTGGGACTTGTTGTTAGTTTCAGGTAAGTGAAAGTGTGCCATTCAATCTCACTAGGAAATTAGCATTACAGTGTGATACAAAGAgccatttattttgtgtcaccTATTTGTGTAATCTATAtaattgtatttgtgtttttgatcaGTTCCAAAGGTTGATGATCACACGTGGTTAAATCTGACGTGGTGTTTTCAGGTTAGTGTATGACCGAGAGACTGGAAAGCCAAAGGGATATGGCTTCTGTGAATATCAAGACCAGGAGACGGCCCTCAGCGCCATGCGGAACTTGAATGGGCGAGAGTTCAGTGGTCGGGCTCTCCGGGTCGATAATGCAGCCAGTGAAAAGAACAAGGAAGAACTCAAAAGTTAGTGTTTGATGTTACTTCAAAGCCATTGAGAGTTGTGCAAAGCAACACGTTTGTTGTGATCTTGTCTTCTCTGGCACAGGTTTAGGGACAGGAGCTCCCATTATCGAGTCTCCGTATGGAGATAGCATCCAGCCACATGAAGCCCCGGAGTCCATCAGCAGAGCTGTGGCCAGTCTCCCACCTGAGCAGATGTTTGAACTGATGAAACAGATGAAGGTGGGCTCGtttacttcctgtctttttgCTCAGTAAATATAGAGGTACAAAAATATTGCTGTTCTGTAATGGCAGGTTTTTAACACTGTCCTTCACCAAATTGTGTCGGTTGCTCTCAAGTACGATTGCATCCGAGCTGGGAACCGGGACGGCACGTCTGGCAGTCTGCTTCATTAAGCGGCGACGCCAGACGACACACTTTCTCTCCCAAATGAAAGAAGTGTTTTTTTCCAGTAGGAAGACGTTGCGAACATTTGCTTTCACATCCTGGTTTGCTTAATAatggacacatttaaaaaaaaaattatctgaAGTGGAAGCGAAAGCTCACTTTGTCTTTTTAAGTGATTTGCTAATATTTTTAAGCAGTCAATAAAATCctattctgtctttctctctcaagCTGTGTGTGCAGAACAGTCCCCAGGAGGCGaggaacatgctgctgcagaacccTCAGCTGGCCTATGCTCTGCTGCAGGCCCAAGTGGTGATGCGGATTGTTGACCCTGAGATCGCTCTGGTGAGAGATGCTGAGAAAAGAGCTCAGTCAAATCGTATTTTTTACAGTCTTTATGACTGAATCCGAACGAATCTAACTGATGTGTTTCCATGCGCTCCCGTGTGCAGAAAATGCTCCACCGTCAAGCTTCGGTCCAGCCTCTGATTCCCGGTGGACCGGCCGGAGGAGCACCGCCAATCAATTCGCCTGCTGTGCAGCCCAGTGTGCCGGTGTCTCAACCGCAGCCTGGCGTAAGTAGAGCATTTCCAGTTCCGAAAGCAGCGGCAACGTGACGCACTCTTCCTGCCTTTCTACTTTCCCCAACATTTATTTCAGACACATCCTGTAAGTGAAATGAGTAAATGAAGAAGCTTTCAAAACGAATTATAGTCGTGCAGCTTGCAGGAGCTCGCTGTGAGCCAGAACAATGCAACGTGAAGAGGACCAGCTTCCTGATGCTGCACAAGCTAGCATCTGCAAAGTAAAAGAGCGATGTAGAGGTCCCCTAAGAAGCTAAAAAATGATGCCTAAATATGGATTTATATTCTAAATGTAGACATTTTAATATgaagattttattatttttccttaaatgcaggaatttaaagttttgtaaaataattttctgcACGTTGTCTTTGCCATTTTTGAATCGTGAAAAGCTCCACTTGATATTAACATCTACACATTTCAATTGTGTTCTTGTTAAACGTTTCCACTGCTCTAGACTTTGGTGTTATGACCCTTTTTGTATTTCAGGAGCTCAATATAACTGCTTATTTGAATTCAGATAgtgaggaaatgaatgaatgaaataaaaatgagctcCTTCTTTGATGCAGGATTCCGATGGGGAAAACAGAGAATGTGACAGAAGTAAATGAAACCAGTATAATATCACACTGGATAAACACTCTGCATTCAGTTTGGCTCAGTTTAATTACTTTCCCAGCTCAGTAGTTGAACACACCATCCTTTTATTATATGGTTCAGTACCTAATATTAGTAAATTTGGAGTAACTGATAACTAAAGTTATCAAGTGAATGTAATGGAGCAAAAGATTTATATTAAACCGagttgttttgtgtatttttttaccAACCAGCCTGGAATGCATGTCAATGGATCCCCTCAAATGATGCAGCCGCCTAATATGGGCGCCGTTCCTGGACCGATGCCTGGACAGGGACCGGTGCCTGTGGGAGCTCCAGGTAATCATCGCGTTGCATCCGTGCGTTTGTCAGCCACTGTTCTCCTCTTCCGAATTACTAAGCTCGTCGCCGGTTTGAATGAGCGGCGTGAGCGTTTCATGGCGCTcttcatgctgtgtgtgtggaatgagATCAATCTTTATTTCACTCTAAAGGTCAGTGTGAACATCACAAAGGTGCTCACAGAGGTCATTGTGGTCGGGCTGAACTTTAGCTTTTAGTAAGAGTAAAGACGTATCATTTGGGCCATTTTTCAAACTGTTGTAAGACATTCTAAGAAGCCTTTCAAACGAGTCTGAAAAAATACCAATAAGATTGAGTATACAGTATGCTGATCGATCGAGTGCCAAAAAGCACCCAAAACAAGTTTGGACTTTGCTCTGCGGTCCATTGAACCATCGCAGCTGTTTCCTACTCGCGTTTTGTCATGATAAATTTGTATTTATCTACTCCATGTGAGCAATGAGGTTCATGTTGAAGATTTGCATGCAATGTCTCACTTTGGTCACTAGATGTCGCCAGTGTACCTTAATTAGGCAAGGTGCTTAAGTGGGCAGTCAAGTCGTCTTCACTTTGTTTGCTTTGGGACGCTGTACGCAAATCATCTGCAGGTCATTGAATCCCAAAATGGAATCgcaaataagacaaaaaaatccaaacatTGAAACAGAAATTGTTGATGAAAATGATGCTAACATTCTGCAAAGATATTGGGTTATATTTAACACTTTTGCTTCACCTCTTCTTTTAGCAACACTCGCCGTGCGTTTGGGAACCGAGGGAACCGCCGCTGTAATTTTGACAGTGGACTGTTTTTCTCGTTCTTGCCTGATGTTGGATTTCAACCCTCCTTTGTGGTACTTTTATGTTTCATGACGCTCCAAACATTTCTCTGGGTACCGAGTCGGCGCTGCAGGTCAGTCTAGCGACCAGGCTGTGGGGATCCGTGCAGAGAGCGCTTCGGTGTTTTCTTGCTGATCTAAGCAAGACCTTCCCAGAAAATGAGGAGTCTAAAACGTTCTCTGGCGGCTTCACAGATGTGCAGGTTACCTCTGTCGTGTCGGACCAATGGGAGTGCACCATCATggaggctgacctttgacctgtacGCTGATCAGAAGCTGAAAGGTCTCTCCCCTCTTTAGTCCAGAGGAGGCCGCGTTGCctagaaacaaagaaaggacagatTCCCCTTTCACCCGAGTCCTCCTGGAACGAGCccagagcggcggcggcggcgatgtCTCTGGATCTGGCTTCTACTCGCTTTCCTCGTCGCATCGTAGACTTTCAGCTGTTGTTTGCGGGACGCAGAGACAAACTGTGTGCGATGTCCACGACAGAATCTGTCCGGTCTTTGACAGACGGTGAACCCCCTCCTCGTCTTCAGTCCAGAGAGGCTCGTCTTGAGCCCCATCGTGTTATCGAGCTGTTGCCAGGGAAACCCAGTCAGTTTCAGATCCTCCTCCAGATGACTTCTTTGAGCAGCTCACAACTTTTCCAgtctcgttttcttttttttttgcctctcctTTTTTCGAAACACGTTGACATCGAATTCAAACTGGGCATACATTTAGTCGTTTTCAACATTtgatatgttgttgttgttgtttttttgttcaatcCAGAGTTTCGATGTTTTGGAGACGATCACATGGTCCTCCGCAGCGTCCCACAcggttttgtttgtgtttttaattcgcGTTCGTTTTCTTAAAGGCTCCTCGAAGCTTCTTCATCTTATTAGCTGCAGGTTGCAGCAAGTCGGCAGTTTCACAATCTCTCCTGCTAATCATACCATGTAGATTTGCTAATCACCTGATCATATTTCAAAGAAAGACTAGACAGATTGGAGAATGCAAAAGCCAATAAAGTGTAATTAAGGTCGGCCCGCGTTCAACAAGTTCCCAAACGTCATTCCTCTGTGCTGGTGGAACTATGCGCCCCTTTAATGCCGACCAGAGAAACACGTTCAGCTGGAAACCAAATCAAGGGACTAAAGTGGTTTAAGGTGCTTCAGCGTCTCTCCGCCCTGCAGAAAACGCATTTCCCAGAAGCCTGATGGCACCCTGAGCTGTAAAGTGGTGAAATCAAGTGGCTTCCTTCCAACAGGATTGCATCATGTTTTTGCTTGTTATAAAAGTGTGCACCCGGAAAAAGGTGAAAATGATTGGCAATGATTGCACTCATCGCCCATAGCGACAGTTCCGTGAAGTAAATTCCTGCATTTCCATTCAGGGTGTGATACTCGCCCCACCGCATGCTTCAGTTTGACATCCCACAGCCGCgtgatagttttttttaaatttactaTTGCTGTTGATCCAAAGAAaatcgttttatttatttattttaaagagaCGACCTCTGTTGACcccttgatttatttattttgaactcGTACTTCCACTATAATTGTTTGTTCAACCctcaaaaaaaagttttccttCTTTTATGGCCCATtgcgaataataataataatagatatTATCTGAGGTATTTATCGTTCTGTTGCACCCTGAGTCTTCACGCTTGTCTTTTCTCATCTGGCATTTCATTTCACTCcaatattccatccatccatttttcaaCAATGATATTCCAACAATATCCCCTTAAATCAATCCGATTACATCATCACCATTTAATTTAAAGGCATATCAGGTATGAACAGAGCCAAAAACCTCCCTCtgtgcgcttgtgtgtgtgtgtgtgtgtgcacgcatgtaCATGCAGCGTCGTCACCAGCACGCTTCACAATGCTCTCTAAGTGCCGCTTTGCTCTCTTGAGTCTTGTGTTCTTCTTTTGCTTTAATGCTGGCTCAGGAAACCTTCAGCATTCTCCCTCAGGATCGTCGGGGCAAGCTGCCATCGAGCGGCCTCAAGGTATCGCTgtaccacccccaccccacctcaaATTCTCCGAGCAGATCATAGATTATGGAGAGGTCGCCGTCCAGACATTGAGGCTGGGCAGCTAAAGAATAAAAAGTCCACCATGATCGAAATGAGATCAGTTTTTGGTGAAATCTGAGTGACTGATTTTAGAGCGGTTAATGAAGACTCGTAAAGGCGTCCGTTTTCTAACCTGCTAACGTGAAAAGGGACGTCGGCGGAAGAGCGTAAGCAAGAATAAAAGCACCCGAAGTGATCTCTCGCCTGTTGATGTGGCTTAAAGCGAACGGCATCCGGTATTCTCTGCATTTCCGGCCCCGCTGGGAATCTCTTCCGGAccgacttgtgtgtgtgtcggcaaGGCAATCCAGCGGGAGGAAGCGAGCCGCCTTCGGGGTCGCCAGACCTTTTTGTGTAACCCATTCATCTTGTCCGCTGTTCCTCCTTCAGTTACAAATGAACCCGTTCACCCGTGGCGTGTTCCCGAATGAGCCTCGGCTCAAATCGAGCATCCCTTTTGCCATTCTCGATATAGAAAGCGTCTAAAAGTGTGCCGAAATGATCGCATTGTAAGTTTATTGGGTTAATTATTACGCTCCTGCCAATTGGTTGTTGCTTAGCGTGCCACTGCTTTACCTTTTATGTTGTGTGAGACTGGCGTGAGGCAAACAGACGGAGCTGCTTGGTCTCCTTTACGTGGAATTCCAACCATTTTAAAGAGTAGAAGCCTATTTTTAATGGACAGATAAACGCTTTTATGATGGAATGATTTTTAACGTGACTGAATTTATGGCTTTTTCCTCCCATCAGGACCGGGCGGCATCCCCCCCAGGGGCCTGCTGGGAGATGGTCCGAACGATCCCAGAGGGGGAACTCTGCTGTCCGTCACCGGAGAAGTCATTGACCCCAAGTAAGACGTTCTCTCCGGGTTATAAGCCATAAATATTCATCGGGATTGACTTTAATGATGCCAGTCGTTACCGTTACCATGGCGACAGCAGGTGTGGCGTTAACATTTCAGCGACTTGATGAAGAATAGAAATGCGGGGAAACCAGTTTCCTGAGCTGCCGTACGAACGCTCGTGACTTTTCCTcgtgaagaagatgaatgacTCGTTAACTTGTTACGATCTAACTTCACATTGTGATGAGTCGTGTtcaatgcttgtttgttttttatgcaGAGGCTATTTGAGGCggggcttttgtttttctgtttcctaTGGAGGTTCTAAACGTCGTCTTCAAACGGCCGCTATCACGCGTTAAAAGAACAGCCCCTCCCTCGCGTCGCGTGAATTTGCCTTTAATTTGAGACGagttcttattttctgtttgcgTGTCTTTAGCCGCGCTTACAtgggagctccgcctccacacCAAGCGCCACCCGTTCACTTGCCCCAGATGGCAAGCGGTCCCCCTCTGGACATGAGAGGACCTCCGATGGATATGAGAGGGCAGCCCATGGGCGAACAGCGAAACATGATGGGTGATCCCAGGGGGCCTCCGATGATGGAGCCACGGGGGCCCCCGATGGAATCCAGAGGTAGTGGCTGTAATAATGCTGcttacttgttgttgttgtttgtgtgtctgaagaCGTGTCGAGAAAATCCGAACAAGGTCACGCTTTGTTGttcctcctttctctgcagTCGGTTTGGGCTGAAGCCGTTTCCTCCGGTCAGCCGAGCTGCGGCGCTTCAGAAGCCACCAGTCCTACGAACACACCGtttaacatttgtgtttttttgtgcgtCGCATAATTTGTCTAACAGAGTGTCGTGTTCAGATGAATTTTGCAGTATGTAATTCTGACAAAGCTtaagccttgtttttttttgttttttgtttttttcctgtagGTCGCGACCCGAGGGCGATGGACACTCGCGGTCCAGTGTCGGGCCAGAGGGTTCCCATGACGGCGGGGATGCCGGGCCCGGTTCCTCACGCCATGGGTCCAAACGCTGTTCCACCAGCCAGACCAGTAAGAGCTGCGTCGACCGCGCTGCCTGCGTTGGCTGTTAATTAGGAGCTTATTATAGGCAGGTAATCACTCTTCTGTCCAACATGGTCTTGCAGGGTCCTGGAGTTTCTGGTATCCCTCCATCAGGAGGAGGCTTCAGTCCAGGGCAGAACCAGGTCTCCACGCAGGACCAGGAGAAGGTGGGTGTCGGTCGGACAGAGCGCCTCCGTCTCAGTGCtagttgtttgtattttcagtcGCTGGCTGTAAGCCACATCTATCGCCTGAGAGGTGTAGGCAGGAATCATTTTAAGGTTTCCCAAttcctttattgccaaacacCAGGAATGAATCTCCTCATTCCTTCGCTCTAAAGAGAGAGACGGCGCTCGTTGTCTTTAATCACAATTGTATATATTCTTTCTGTCTAGGCTGCCCTCATCATGCAGGTCCTGCAGCTCACCCAAGAACAGATCGCCATGTTGCCTCCGGAGCAGCGGCAGagcatcctcatcctcaaaGAGCAGATTCAGAAGACTGCAGGAGGAGCGCCGTGACGGTCTTTTTCCGGGACGGTTTCAGGCAGGTCCAGATgaagtttgtgtatttttattcaaatcaaCAATCGCCATTGTTGCCGACATG of the Brachionichthys hirsutus isolate HB-005 chromosome 6, CSIRO-AGI_Bhir_v1, whole genome shotgun sequence genome contains:
- the cstf2 gene encoding cleavage stimulation factor subunit 2, giving the protein MANVAAAAAAAAAASRDPAVDRSLRSVFVGNIPYEATEEQLKDIFSEVGLVVSFRLVYDRETGKPKGYGFCEYQDQETALSAMRNLNGREFSGRALRVDNAASEKNKEELKSLGTGAPIIESPYGDSIQPHEAPESISRAVASLPPEQMFELMKQMKLCVQNSPQEARNMLLQNPQLAYALLQAQVVMRIVDPEIALKMLHRQASVQPLIPGGPAGGAPPINSPAVQPSVPVSQPQPGPGMHVNGSPQMMQPPNMGAVPGPMPGQGPVPVGAPGPGGIPPRGLLGDGPNDPRGGTLLSVTGEVIDPNRAYMGAPPPHQAPPVHLPQMASGPPLDMRGPPMDMRGQPMGEQRNMMGDPRGPPMMEPRGPPMESRGRDPRAMDTRGPVSGQRVPMTAGMPGPVPHAMGPNAVPPARPGPGVSGIPPSGGGFSPGQNQVSTQDQEKAALIMQVLQLTQEQIAMLPPEQRQSILILKEQIQKTAGGAP